CGCGGCACCACCGGAACGCCCATCTCATGACATATACGCAAAATACCCGAAACTTCCTTCGTGGAAGATGGCAGCACAACCGCCAGCGGCGGACACCGATACGCCGTCAACGCATCACATTCATACGCCCGAGTTTCGGATTCCTCATGGATCACAGAATTTTTCGGAAGAATTTCATGCAATCTTGCAACGAGTTGTGGCTTCTTCTCCATAACACGCGCATCAGGTTGTGGCATCTCCATGGATAGCTCCTTTTGATTGGTAAAAAAATATAACCAATTTTTCCAAACTGCAAGCTCCGCTGTTCGTGATGCGATTTTGCGTCAGCCCACGACCAAGCACGAAAAGTTGAGTTTTTTCTATCATCCATGTCTTGTTATAAGCGGTGCATGCTCCGCAATCTCCAGTTTGCCCTTTGCTTTTCCCTAATCTCCGGCGCCGCCCAAGCGAGCGCACCAGAGGTCGTTGCCGCCACGGCGCATCGTGTCGGCATGGGCTGGCGAATCGACGTGACGCTCAAACATCCTGATACCGGCTGGGACCACTACGCCGATAGCTGGGAGGTGCTGGACGCGTCCGGGAAACTTCTGGCGACTCGCACACTCATGCACCCGCACGTTGACGAACAGCCATTCACCCGCTCGCTGATAAACGTGATGTTGCCGGACGGGACTCGTCAGATATTCATCCGCGCGCATTGCTCCCAAGGGCCGTGGTCCAAACCCACGACCGAAATCGACATCGCCCCGAAATAAGCCCGCTCCACCGGGCTTTCGACAGCGCGCCTTAAAGCCGCCTGCGCTTAGGCGATCGCGGTGACCACCTGATAGCCCGGCGCACCCACCGCGCGCACGGTCGTGATCGGCGCCTCTGCGATCCATGTCGTCCGTTCGGTCACGAAAAGCGCGGCCCCCACCCGCGCATCAAGCACGCTCGCCATGACATCGTCCGCCTCGACCGCATAGAAGCGCAAATCACCGTGGCTGTATGGCTTGTTGGCGACCAGCCATTCATTTGCACTCACCACCGACAGATCGACCGTTTCGATATCCGGCACAGTTTCGACACTGATCCAGCGATCTTCATAGATATAGGGCCGCCGGTCAGCCAAATGCAGCGCCTCGACATGCAGCATTTTCGCAACCCGCGCCGCTCCGAATTTTGCCGCAACACTGACAGGAACGGCCTCCATCGCGCTACGGATCATCTTATAGTCATACTCGGCTCCGCGCGCTTCGACCTCCTGACGCGCCACCGGAATATCCAGCGTTGCCCGTGTCACCGGTTCGCGCCGAATATGGGTTCCGCCCTTGCGCCGCCGCTCGATCGCGCCGCTATCGGCAAGAGCGCCCATCGCCCGCTGCACGGTACTGCGGGCGCAGCCCAGCTCGGTGGCGATGTCTTCATCGCGCGGCAGCTTGTCGCCGGGTCGATAAGTGCCGTCCAATATCCGCGCCTGAATACGCTCTCGCACGTCTTTCCACGTCAGGCGCACTGCATTGTTCATAGCGCCTCGCCCAAATCCCGCATTGCCGCACGGTAGGCCTGCACGATCTTCTCACGTTCGCGATGCTGTCCATGCTCAACAACATGCCGCCCCGCGCTCCAGACATCGGTGATGCAGCTCTGCCCATGCGCGCCGAAAATCAGCGTATCCAGGGCCGTATCACCCGCTTGCCCGTTCAACAGGTAATTGTCGCTTTGCACGCCCACAAAATCGGCCCAACAGCCTTCCTCAATACGCCCCGAGGCGCGCCCGGCTGCCTGCGCCCCGCCTTGGGCCGCTGCGTCGAAAAGCACCCGCCCGGTCGACCTTTCTGCCGTGGCAAGCGCCGCGCGGGAGCGATCGCGCAAGCGTTGCGAATATTCCAGCACCCGCAACTCGCCGAAAAGCGCAATATCAACATTGGAGTCCGACCCGATCCCCAAGCGCCCGCTCGCGCCAAGGTATTCCGTGCCGCGAAAGATGCCGTCGCCAAGGCTCGATTCGGTAATCGGACAAAGCCCGGCAACCGCACCGCTTGCCGCCAGCGCAGCGGTTTCTGACGCTGTCATCTGCGTACAATGGATCAGACACCAGCGCGCGGTCACATCATGCGCGTTCAACAGCCACTCAACCGGGCGCGCACCAAGATACGCCTCCACTTCCTCCACCTCGGCCACCTGCTCAGCCAGATGCATGTGCAGCGGCCCCGCCCCGGCCAAGGCCACGGCCTGTGTCAAACCTTCAGGGTCAACCGCCCTCAGCGAATGCGGCGCGACACCGATCGCGTAATCTTTGCCAACCTCTTCAATCTTGCGCGCCGCCGCCTGATGGAGTGCCCCAAACCGCGCCACATCATTGCCAAACCGCCGCTGCCCGCCCTCCAGTGCGCGCCGGTCACAACCGCCAAATTCATAATGCACCGGCAACAGCGTCAGCCCGATTCCGGCGCGCTCTGCCGCCGCGATGATCCGCCCCGACATTTCCGCAAGATCACCATAAACCGCCCCGCCGCGATCATGGTGCAGATAGTGGAACTCTGCCACGCTGCCGTATCCCGCTTCCAGCATCTCCATGAAAACCAGCCCGGCAATCGCCTCGACATGCTCCGGCGTCAGCCGGTCCAGAAACCGATACATCAGCCGCCGCCATGTCCAGAAGCTGTCACTCGGGTCCGGCCCGCGTGTTTCGGTCAGCCCGGCCATGGCCCGCTGAAACGCGTGACTGTGCAGGTTGGTTGGTGCAGGCAGCAACAAGTCGATCTTCTGTGCCGATGCACCGTCGCTTTGCTCGCCCGCAGCACCAACATCTTCGATTCGCCCATCATCCGCGATGCGCACAATCACATCCTTGCGCCATCCGTCCGGCATAAGCGCCTGCGCTGCATGGATATTCTTCATGGGTCAAATCTCCATTGACTTTTTATGTAGCTACTTATTATATTATTATACGTTCTTTTACAAGGCCGCACCATGCCCCATACCCTTACCAACTGCACCCTCGCCACCATGTGCCCCGATCAGCCCGCCTATGGATTGATCAACGATGCCGCCCTTGTCATCGACGAAGGCGCGATCCGCTGGGTCGGCCCCTTGGCCGATCTTCCGGCCGAGCATCGCAAGCTTGAAAGCCGCTCGCTCGAAGGCCGCCTTGTCACGCCCGCGCTGATCGACTGTCACACCCATATCGTTTTCGGCGGCAATCGCGCGCGCGAGTTCGAGATGCGCCTGACCGGCGCCAGCTACGAAGAAATCGCCCGCGCCGGTGGCGGTATCGTTTCCACCGTCTCCGCCACCCGCGCCGAAACACCCGAGACATTGCTCGCCTCTGCCCTGCGTCGCGCGGATGCGCTCATCGCCGAAGGTGTCTCGGTGATCGAGGTGAAATCCGGCTACGGGCTCGACCATGAAACCGAACTGAAAATGCTCCGCGTTGCGCGCGAAATCGCCCGGCTCCGCCCGATCAAAGTGCAAACCAGCTTCCTTGGCGCACATGCGGTGCCAAAGGGGATGAAGGCCGACAGCTATATCGACACGATCTGCATCCCCGCACTGGAAGCGGCCCACGCCGAAGGGCTTGTCGATATGGTCGATGGTTTCTGCGAAGGCATCGCGTTTGACACGGCACAGATCGCGCGGGTCTTCGACAAGGCGAAAGCGCTTGGCCTGCCGGTCAAGCTTCACGCCGAACAGCTCAGCAATATCGGCGGCACCGCGCTTGCGGCAAAATATGGTGCCCGCTCGGCCGATCACGTTGAATATGCCACACCCGAAGACGCCGCCGCATTGGCCAAATCCGGCAGTGTCGCGGTATTGCTTCCCGGTGCCTTCTATACAATCCATGAAACCCAAAAGCCCCCGGTCGATGCGTTCCGCACCCATGGCGTGCCGATGGCGCTTGCGACTGACTGGAACCCCGGCTCGTCCCCGCTCGGCTCTCTCCTGCTGGCGATGAACATGGGTTGCACGCTCTTTGGCCTCACACCCGAAGAAGCCCTTGCAGGCACCACCCGTAACGCCGCCCGCGCGCTCGGCCTTCTTGATTGCGGCACCATCGCCCCCGGCCTGCGCGCCGATCTGGCGGTCTGGGATGTCGAACACCCGGCAGAGCTGGCCTATGGCATCGGCATCAACCCGCTGCATCAACGCATTTACGGAGGTGACTCGTGAGCTTCCTCGACATCACGCGCGGCACCGGCCCTCTGGTCTTTGGCCTGCCCCATACTGGCACTGACCTGCCTGATGACGCAAAAGCCCGCCTCAATGAAACCGGCCGCGCCATTGCCGATACCGATTGGCATATCCACGACCTATACGATGGGCTTGTTTCGAACATTACCACCGTACGCACCCGCATTCATCGCTATGTGATCGACGTCAACCGCGACCCCGAAGGCCACAGCCTTTATCCCGGTCAGAACACCACTGGCCTTTGTCCGCTCACTGATTTCGATGGCAAACCGCTCTACGCTGAAGGGCAGGAACCCGGCGCCACGGAAATCGCCCGCCGGCGAGAGACCTATCACCGCCCCTATCACGCGGCGCTTCTGGCCGAGCTTGAGCGCGTGCGCGCCCTGCATGGCTTTGCCATCCTTTATGATTGCCATTCGATCCGCGGGCACATCCCGTTCCTGTTCGATGGCACGCTGCCCGATTTCAACATCGGCACCAACAATGGCACCACCTGCGCTCGTGAAATCGAAGCGCAGGTCGCGGCAATCTGCGCCAACGCGCCCGGCTATACCTCGGTTCAGAACGGGCGTTTCAAGGGCGGCTGGACCACCCGCCACTATGGTCGCCCGACTGAAGGCCTGCACGCGATCCAAATGGAACTGGCGCAATCCACCTACATGGAAGAGCGCCCGCCCTGGGCCTATGACACCCCCTGCGCCAACGCGCTGCGTGTCCACCTGAAAGAGATTCTTGAAACACTAACCCGATGGAGCCCGAAATGAGCGACCCGCGCAAGAACACCCGCGATATCTTCCCGCCGACCGGCACTGAACTGAACGCGAAAAGCTGGCAAACTGAAGCGCCGATGCGGATGCTGATGAACAACCTGCACCCGGACGTGGCCGAAAACCCGCATGAGCTGGTCGTCTATGGCGGCATCGGGCGCGCCGCGCGCACATGGGAGGATTTTGACCGCATGGTGGCCAGCCTCAAGGAACTGGAAGCCGACGAAACCCTTGTCGTGCAATCGGGCAAGCCGGTTGCCATCGTGCGCACCCACCCGGACGCGCCGCGCGTGTTGATCGCCAACTCCAACCTCGTGCCGCATTGGGCAACATGGGATCATTTCAACGAACTGGATAAGAAGGGTCTGGCGATGTATGGCCAGATGACCGCCGGGTCGTGGATCTATATCGGCACCCAAGGCATCGTTCAGGGCACATATGAAACCTTCGCCGAAGCGGGCCGCCAGCATTTCGGCGGCGACCTCACCGGCAAGTGGATCCTGACCGCCGGTCTTGGCGGCATGGGCGGCGCGCAACCGCTTGCGGCGGTGATGGCCGGTGCCTGCTGTCTGGCCGTGGAATGTGATGAAACCCGCGCCGATTTCCGCATCCGCACCCGCTATTGTGACGAGAAAGCCCATTCCCTTGATGAGGCTTTGGCGATGATCGACAAATGGACCAAAGCTGGAGAGGCCAAATCCGTCGCCCTGATCGGCAATGCGGCCGAGGTTTTCCCTGAACTGGTCGAGCGAATGAAAGCCGGCACCGCCCACCCCGATATCGTCACCGACCAAACCAGCGCGCATGACCCGATCCACGGTTACCTGCCGCTCGGCTGGAGCGTGGCAGAGTGGCGCGAAAAACAGGAAA
This is a stretch of genomic DNA from Aquicoccus sp. G2-2. It encodes these proteins:
- a CDS encoding formimidoylglutamate deiminase — encoded protein: MKNIHAAQALMPDGWRKDVIVRIADDGRIEDVGAAGEQSDGASAQKIDLLLPAPTNLHSHAFQRAMAGLTETRGPDPSDSFWTWRRLMYRFLDRLTPEHVEAIAGLVFMEMLEAGYGSVAEFHYLHHDRGGAVYGDLAEMSGRIIAAAERAGIGLTLLPVHYEFGGCDRRALEGGQRRFGNDVARFGALHQAAARKIEEVGKDYAIGVAPHSLRAVDPEGLTQAVALAGAGPLHMHLAEQVAEVEEVEAYLGARPVEWLLNAHDVTARWCLIHCTQMTASETAALAASGAVAGLCPITESSLGDGIFRGTEYLGASGRLGIGSDSNVDIALFGELRVLEYSQRLRDRSRAALATAERSTGRVLFDAAAQGGAQAAGRASGRIEEGCWADFVGVQSDNYLLNGQAGDTALDTLIFGAHGQSCITDVWSAGRHVVEHGQHREREKIVQAYRAAMRDLGEAL
- the hutI gene encoding imidazolonepropionase, producing the protein MPHTLTNCTLATMCPDQPAYGLINDAALVIDEGAIRWVGPLADLPAEHRKLESRSLEGRLVTPALIDCHTHIVFGGNRAREFEMRLTGASYEEIARAGGGIVSTVSATRAETPETLLASALRRADALIAEGVSVIEVKSGYGLDHETELKMLRVAREIARLRPIKVQTSFLGAHAVPKGMKADSYIDTICIPALEAAHAEGLVDMVDGFCEGIAFDTAQIARVFDKAKALGLPVKLHAEQLSNIGGTALAAKYGARSADHVEYATPEDAAALAKSGSVAVLLPGAFYTIHETQKPPVDAFRTHGVPMALATDWNPGSSPLGSLLLAMNMGCTLFGLTPEEALAGTTRNAARALGLLDCGTIAPGLRADLAVWDVEHPAELAYGIGINPLHQRIYGGDS
- the hutG gene encoding N-formylglutamate deformylase, translating into MSFLDITRGTGPLVFGLPHTGTDLPDDAKARLNETGRAIADTDWHIHDLYDGLVSNITTVRTRIHRYVIDVNRDPEGHSLYPGQNTTGLCPLTDFDGKPLYAEGQEPGATEIARRRETYHRPYHAALLAELERVRALHGFAILYDCHSIRGHIPFLFDGTLPDFNIGTNNGTTCAREIEAQVAAICANAPGYTSVQNGRFKGGWTTRHYGRPTEGLHAIQMELAQSTYMEERPPWAYDTPCANALRVHLKEILETLTRWSPK
- the hutU gene encoding urocanate hydratase, which codes for MSDPRKNTRDIFPPTGTELNAKSWQTEAPMRMLMNNLHPDVAENPHELVVYGGIGRAARTWEDFDRMVASLKELEADETLVVQSGKPVAIVRTHPDAPRVLIANSNLVPHWATWDHFNELDKKGLAMYGQMTAGSWIYIGTQGIVQGTYETFAEAGRQHFGGDLTGKWILTAGLGGMGGAQPLAAVMAGACCLAVECDETRADFRIRTRYCDEKAHSLDEALAMIDKWTKAGEAKSVALIGNAAEVFPELVERMKAGTAHPDIVTDQTSAHDPIHGYLPLGWSVAEWREKQESDPKAVEKAARASMKAHVAAMVDFWNAGVPTLDYGNNIRQVAQEEGLENAFAFPGFVPAYIRPLFCRGIGPFRWCALSGDPEDIYKTDAAMKELFPENTHLHNWLDMARERIAFQGLPARICWIGLGDRHRAGLKFNEMVASGELKAPIVIGRDHLDSGSVASPNRETEAMRDGSDAVSDWPLLNALVNTASGATWVSLHHGGGVGMGFSQHAGMVIVADGTPDAAKRLERVLWNDPASGVWRHADAGYEDAIACAREHNLRLPGILG
- a CDS encoding GntR family transcriptional regulator, whose protein sequence is MNNAVRLTWKDVRERIQARILDGTYRPGDKLPRDEDIATELGCARSTVQRAMGALADSGAIERRRKGGTHIRREPVTRATLDIPVARQEVEARGAEYDYKMIRSAMEAVPVSVAAKFGAARVAKMLHVEALHLADRRPYIYEDRWISVETVPDIETVDLSVVSANEWLVANKPYSHGDLRFYAVEADDVMASVLDARVGAALFVTERTTWIAEAPITTVRAVGAPGYQVVTAIA